In Mycolicibacterium mucogenicum DSM 44124, the following are encoded in one genomic region:
- a CDS encoding cation diffusion facilitator family transporter — protein sequence MSASGSTRAIIAALLANAGIAAAKFVGFLITGSSSMLAESVHSLADTSNQGLLLWGQRQARKDADHLHPFGYGRSRYFYSFVVALVLFSLGAMFALYEGYHKITHPEPLSSPIVAVAILVVAIGLEGYSFYTAVKESRPLKGAGSWWRFIRTSRNPELPVVLLEDSGALIGLVLALFGVGLSMLTGDPVWDGVGTAAIGVLLGVIAVVLMVEMKSLLIGEGATVDETGAIRNALEQTPHIDRVIHLRTQYLGPEEMLVGVKIALAPNTDLATVAATIDAAEVTIRAAVPNARIIYIEPDLYRG from the coding sequence ATGTCGGCCTCGGGGAGTACGCGCGCGATCATCGCGGCACTGTTGGCCAATGCCGGGATCGCGGCGGCGAAGTTCGTCGGATTCCTGATCACGGGCAGTTCGTCGATGCTCGCGGAGTCGGTGCACTCGCTGGCGGACACGTCCAACCAGGGGCTGCTGCTGTGGGGGCAGCGGCAGGCGCGCAAGGACGCCGACCATCTGCACCCGTTCGGCTACGGCCGCAGCCGCTACTTCTACTCGTTCGTGGTGGCGCTGGTCTTGTTCAGCCTGGGCGCGATGTTCGCGCTGTACGAGGGCTACCACAAGATCACCCACCCCGAGCCGCTGTCGTCGCCCATCGTCGCCGTGGCCATCCTGGTCGTGGCGATCGGGCTGGAGGGCTACAGCTTCTACACCGCGGTGAAGGAATCGCGTCCGCTCAAGGGAGCCGGCAGCTGGTGGCGGTTCATCCGGACCTCGCGTAACCCGGAGCTGCCGGTGGTGCTGCTGGAGGACTCCGGTGCCCTGATCGGTCTGGTGCTGGCCCTGTTCGGTGTCGGCCTGTCGATGCTGACGGGTGACCCGGTGTGGGACGGCGTCGGCACCGCGGCGATCGGTGTGCTGCTGGGCGTCATCGCGGTGGTGCTGATGGTCGAGATGAAGAGCCTGCTGATCGGTGAGGGCGCGACGGTCGACGAGACCGGCGCCATCCGCAACGCACTGGAGCAGACGCCGCACATCGACCGCGTCATCCACCTGCGGACGCAGTACCTGGGGCCGGAGGAGATGCTCGTCGGCGTGAAGATCGCGCTGGCGCCGAACACCGATCTGGCGACCGTGGCCGCCACGATCGACGCCGCCGAGGTCACCATCCGCGCCGCGGTGCCCAACGCTCGCATCATCTACATCGAGCCCGACCTCTACCGCGGCTGA
- the manA gene encoding mannose-6-phosphate isomerase, class I translates to MHLLRGAVRNYAWGSRTALAEFAGRPSPTAHPEAELWLGANPGDPARLETADGDVSLLEVIRADPAGELGPEVLARFGESLPFLAKVLAADEPLSLQAHPSAEQAAEGFNREERQGIALNARDRNYRDRSHKPELIVALGPFEALAGFRPVARTVELMRALAVSDLDPYINLLAGQSDAAGLRAVFTTWITLPQPDLDVLVPAVLDGAVNYIRSGATEFAAEAKTVLELGERYPGDAGVLAAMLLNRISLVEGEGIYLPAGNLHAYLHGMGFEVMANSDNVLRGGLTPKHVDVPELLRVLDFTPTDGRPIHPRPTDDGVEDVFDTPAPEFAVSILRIDDDRVGAEVEVPRGHAGPQILLGTRGRVQVHSAGGELTLNKGAAVWIAAGEGPVRLVADEPSTVFRATVGI, encoded by the coding sequence GTGCATCTGCTACGAGGCGCGGTCAGGAACTACGCCTGGGGGTCCCGTACCGCCTTGGCCGAATTCGCCGGAAGGCCCAGTCCCACAGCGCATCCCGAGGCCGAACTGTGGTTGGGTGCGAACCCGGGGGACCCGGCGCGGCTGGAGACGGCCGACGGGGACGTGTCGCTGCTGGAGGTCATCCGGGCCGATCCCGCCGGCGAGCTGGGGCCCGAGGTCCTGGCGCGGTTCGGTGAGTCGTTGCCGTTCTTGGCGAAGGTGCTTGCCGCCGACGAACCGCTGTCGCTGCAGGCGCACCCCAGTGCCGAACAGGCTGCCGAGGGCTTCAATCGTGAAGAGCGCCAAGGCATTGCCCTCAACGCGCGCGACCGCAACTACCGGGACCGCAGTCACAAGCCCGAGTTGATCGTGGCCCTCGGCCCGTTCGAGGCGCTCGCCGGCTTCCGGCCCGTGGCCCGCACTGTCGAGCTCATGCGGGCGCTGGCGGTGTCCGACCTCGATCCGTACATCAACCTGCTGGCCGGCCAGTCGGACGCGGCGGGCCTACGGGCCGTCTTCACGACCTGGATCACCCTGCCGCAGCCCGATCTCGACGTGCTGGTGCCGGCTGTCCTCGACGGCGCGGTGAACTACATCCGTTCGGGGGCAACCGAATTCGCGGCCGAGGCCAAGACGGTGCTCGAACTCGGCGAACGGTACCCGGGCGATGCCGGGGTGCTGGCCGCCATGCTGCTCAACCGCATCAGCCTGGTCGAGGGCGAGGGCATCTATCTGCCCGCCGGCAACCTGCACGCCTACCTGCACGGCATGGGTTTCGAGGTGATGGCCAACTCCGACAACGTGTTACGCGGTGGACTGACACCCAAGCACGTCGATGTGCCGGAGCTCCTGCGGGTGCTCGACTTCACCCCGACCGACGGTCGGCCGATCCATCCGCGGCCCACCGACGACGGTGTCGAGGACGTTTTCGACACGCCCGCACCGGAATTCGCGGTGTCGATCCTGCGGATCGACGACGACCGGGTGGGCGCCGAGGTCGAGGTGCCCCGGGGGCACGCCGGCCCGCAGATTCTGCTGGGCACGCGGGGCCGGGTGCAGGTGCATTCCGCAGGTGGTGAGCTGACCCTGAACAAGGGGGCCGCCGTCTGGATCGCCGCCGGGGAGGGCCCCGTGCGGTTGGTGGCTGACGAGCCGTCGACGGTGTTCCGTGCGACGGTGGGGATCTAG
- a CDS encoding phosphomannomutase/phosphoglucomutase — MSRPAASVQRVIKAYDVRGLVGEEIDESFVADVGGAFARLMSAEGATRVAVGYDMRPSSPSLAAAFADGVTAQGLDVVRIGLASTDQLYFASGLLDCPGAMFTASHNPAAYNGIKLCRAGAKPVGKDTGLTEISGEVTDGVPGHDGATGKVEERDVLAEYGTFLRSLVDVSAVRPLRVSVDAGNGMGGHTTPAVLGTVGSITLLPLYFELDGTFPNHEANPLDPANLVDLQKHVVENGADIGLAFDGDADRCFVVDEKGDPVSPSAVTALVADRELARESGATVIHNLITSRAVPELIAERGGTAVRSRVGHSYIKALMAETNAIFGGEHSAHYYFRDFWGADSGMLAALHVLAALGEQDRPLSELMAKYQRYEASGEINFTVADAPACVQAVLTSYGSDIVSTDELDGVTVDLGDGRWFNLRSSNTEPLLRLNVESRTRVEVDEIVAHIAAQIKAVSGRTGGSLP, encoded by the coding sequence ATGTCTCGGCCAGCTGCCTCTGTACAGCGTGTCATCAAGGCATATGACGTGCGTGGGCTGGTCGGCGAGGAGATCGACGAGTCGTTCGTCGCCGACGTCGGTGGTGCGTTCGCCCGGTTGATGAGCGCCGAGGGCGCCACCCGGGTCGCGGTCGGTTACGACATGCGGCCCAGCTCACCGTCATTGGCGGCGGCATTCGCCGACGGGGTCACCGCCCAGGGTCTGGACGTGGTCCGGATCGGGCTGGCGTCGACCGACCAGCTCTACTTCGCCTCGGGTCTGCTCGACTGCCCGGGCGCCATGTTCACGGCCAGCCACAACCCGGCCGCCTACAACGGCATCAAGTTGTGCCGGGCGGGCGCCAAGCCCGTCGGTAAGGACACCGGCCTGACCGAAATCAGCGGTGAGGTCACCGACGGCGTGCCCGGTCACGACGGCGCCACGGGCAAGGTCGAGGAGCGCGACGTGCTCGCCGAGTACGGCACCTTCCTGCGTTCGCTGGTCGACGTGTCGGCGGTGCGTCCGCTGCGGGTGTCGGTCGACGCCGGCAACGGCATGGGCGGGCACACCACGCCGGCCGTGCTGGGCACCGTCGGATCCATCACTTTGCTGCCGTTGTACTTCGAGCTGGACGGCACGTTCCCCAATCACGAGGCCAACCCGCTGGACCCGGCCAACCTGGTCGACCTGCAGAAGCACGTTGTGGAGAACGGTGCAGATATCGGTCTGGCGTTCGATGGCGACGCCGACCGCTGCTTCGTCGTCGACGAGAAGGGCGACCCTGTGTCACCGTCGGCCGTGACGGCGCTCGTCGCCGATCGCGAGCTGGCTCGCGAGTCCGGCGCGACCGTCATCCACAACCTGATCACCTCGCGGGCGGTGCCCGAGCTGATCGCCGAGCGCGGCGGCACGGCGGTGCGCTCGCGCGTCGGCCATTCGTACATCAAGGCGCTGATGGCCGAGACCAACGCGATCTTCGGTGGCGAGCATTCGGCGCACTACTACTTCCGCGATTTCTGGGGTGCCGACTCCGGCATGCTCGCGGCGCTGCACGTGCTGGCCGCACTCGGGGAACAGGACCGTCCGCTGTCCGAACTGATGGCCAAGTACCAGCGGTACGAGGCGTCGGGCGAGATCAACTTCACCGTCGCCGACGCACCGGCGTGTGTGCAGGCGGTCCTCACGTCGTACGGCAGCGACATCGTCTCGACCGACGAACTCGACGGCGTGACCGTCGACCTCGGCGACGGGCGCTGGTTCAACCTGCGCAGCTCCAACACCGAACCGCTGTTGCGGCTCAACGTCGAATCCCGCACGCGTGTGGAGGTCGACGAGATCGTGGCGCACATCGCGGCGCAGATCAAGGCGGTCAGCGGGCGCACTGGTGGGTCGCTGCCATGA
- a CDS encoding DUF3499 domain-containing protein: protein MNVPRRCCRPGCPHYAVATLTFVYSDSTAVVGPLATVSEPHSWDLCVSHASRITAPRGWELVRHAGPLPTPSEDDDLVALADAVREGRDAPSRGGIPTGFTDPLPGSHAGTPGGTVMAPPAPRTQHNGRRRGHLRVLPDPPES from the coding sequence GTGAATGTTCCCCGTCGCTGCTGCCGGCCAGGTTGCCCGCACTACGCCGTGGCGACGCTGACATTTGTCTATTCGGATTCCACGGCAGTCGTAGGTCCGTTGGCCACCGTGTCGGAGCCGCATTCGTGGGACCTGTGTGTGTCGCACGCCAGCCGCATCACCGCACCCCGCGGATGGGAGCTGGTCCGCCACGCCGGTCCGCTGCCCACGCCCTCCGAGGATGACGACCTCGTCGCGCTCGCCGACGCGGTGCGCGAGGGGCGCGACGCGCCATCTCGCGGTGGCATCCCAACAGGTTTCACCGATCCGCTGCCCGGCAGCCACGCCGGCACGCCCGGCGGCACCGTCATGGCGCCGCCCGCACCGCGCACGCAACACAATGGGCGACGCCGCGGTCATCTGCGGGTGTTGCCGGATCCGCCTGAGAGTTAG
- a CDS encoding WhiB family transcriptional regulator yields the protein MSLVPDHIDNDPELTEDQWQERALCAQTDPEAFFPEKGGSTREAKRICQGCEVRDACLEYALAHDERFGIWGGLSERERRRIKRGVI from the coding sequence TTGAGTCTGGTGCCTGATCACATCGACAACGATCCCGAGCTCACGGAAGACCAGTGGCAGGAGCGCGCCCTGTGCGCGCAAACCGACCCCGAGGCATTCTTCCCCGAGAAGGGTGGCTCGACCCGCGAAGCCAAGCGCATCTGCCAGGGTTGCGAGGTGCGTGACGCGTGCCTCGAGTACGCCCTGGCGCACGACGAGCGCTTCGGCATCTGGGGCGGTCTGTCGGAGCGTGAGCGTCGGCGGATCAAGCGCGGCGTCATCTGA
- the cofD gene encoding 2-phospho-L-lactate transferase, with translation MKVTVLVGGVGGARFLLGVQKLLGLGQFAEPGAEPSPHELTAIVNVGDDAWMFGVRICPDLDTCMYTLGGGIDPERGWGHRNETWHAKEELAAYGVQPDWFGLGDRDLATHLVRSQMLRAGYPLSQVTEALCDRWQPGARLLPASDERSETHVVVTDPESGNQRAIHFQEWWVRYRAQIPTHSFAFIGTEKAKAAPGVADAIAGADVVLLAPSNPVVSIGAILAVPGLRSALRSTPAQVIGYSPIVAGKPLRGMADDCLKVIGVDSTSEAVGAHYGARSATGILDGWLIDEGDHAEIDGINVKAVPLLMTDPAATAEMVRAGLELAGLQL, from the coding sequence GTGAAGGTCACGGTTCTGGTCGGTGGCGTCGGCGGCGCTCGTTTTCTGCTCGGCGTCCAGAAGCTGCTGGGGTTGGGTCAATTCGCCGAACCCGGTGCGGAGCCCTCCCCGCACGAACTCACCGCGATCGTCAACGTCGGTGACGACGCCTGGATGTTCGGCGTGCGCATCTGCCCCGACCTCGACACGTGCATGTACACCCTCGGCGGCGGCATCGACCCCGAACGCGGCTGGGGCCACCGGAACGAAACCTGGCATGCCAAGGAAGAGCTCGCGGCATACGGCGTGCAGCCGGACTGGTTCGGACTCGGCGACCGCGACCTGGCCACGCACCTGGTGCGCAGCCAGATGCTGCGGGCCGGCTATCCGCTGTCGCAGGTGACCGAGGCGTTGTGCGACCGCTGGCAGCCCGGCGCCCGGCTGCTGCCCGCCAGCGACGAGCGCAGTGAAACCCACGTGGTGGTAACCGATCCCGAATCGGGCAATCAGCGCGCCATCCACTTCCAGGAATGGTGGGTGCGCTACCGCGCGCAAATCCCCACCCACAGCTTCGCGTTCATCGGCACCGAGAAGGCAAAGGCCGCACCGGGAGTCGCCGACGCCATCGCCGGCGCCGACGTCGTGCTGCTGGCTCCGTCGAATCCGGTCGTCAGCATCGGCGCGATCCTGGCGGTGCCCGGCCTGCGCAGCGCGCTGCGGTCCACCCCGGCTCAGGTGATCGGCTACTCCCCGATCGTCGCCGGAAAGCCGTTGCGCGGGATGGCCGATGACTGCCTCAAGGTGATCGGCGTCGACAGCACCTCCGAGGCCGTTGGCGCGCACTACGGCGCCCGCAGCGCGACCGGCATCCTCGACGGCTGGCTCATAGACGAGGGCGACCACGCCGAGATCGACGGCATCAACGTCAAGGCCGTGCCGCTGCTGATGACCGATCCGGCGGCCACGGCCGAGATGGTCCGGGCCGGACTCGAACTGGCCGGGCTTCAGCTGTGA
- a CDS encoding coenzyme F420-0:L-glutamate ligase: protein MTEHGAAAAIEILPVPGLPEFRPGDDVAAAIAAAAPWLRDDDVLVVTSKVLSKSEGRIVAAPTDPDERDALRRRLIDDEAVRVLARKGRTLITENAIGLVQAAAGVDGSNVSTTELALLPVDPDGSAARLRAGLAERLGVTVAVVITDTMGRAWRNGQIDAAIGAAGLAVLHGYSGVQDTHGNELLVTEVAIADEIAAAADLVKGKLTGIPVAVVRGLSPRDDGSNGRTLVRAGEEDLFWLGTEEALALGRRQAQLMRRSVRTFSAEPVAPELIEDSVAEALTAPAPHHTRPVRFVWVQDHDTRIRLLDRMKDKWRTDLTSDGRPADSVDRRVGRGQILYDAPELVIPFLVPDGAHSYPDAARTEAEHTMFTVAVGAAVQGLLVALAARDVGSCWIGSTIFAGDIVRAELELPADWEPLGAIAIGHFPESDEPRRPRPPVPTDELLIRR from the coding sequence GTGACCGAGCATGGCGCCGCGGCCGCCATCGAAATCCTTCCGGTGCCCGGGCTTCCCGAGTTCCGCCCCGGCGACGACGTGGCCGCCGCCATCGCCGCCGCCGCCCCCTGGCTGCGCGACGACGACGTGCTGGTGGTCACCAGCAAGGTGCTCTCCAAATCCGAGGGCCGCATCGTCGCCGCGCCGACCGACCCTGACGAGCGGGACGCCCTGCGGCGCAGGCTGATCGATGACGAGGCCGTGCGGGTGCTGGCGCGCAAGGGCCGCACCCTGATCACCGAGAACGCCATCGGGCTGGTCCAGGCCGCCGCCGGCGTCGACGGATCCAACGTCAGCACAACCGAGTTGGCACTGTTGCCGGTCGACCCCGACGGCAGCGCGGCCCGGCTGCGCGCCGGCCTGGCCGAACGGCTGGGCGTGACCGTCGCCGTCGTCATCACCGACACCATGGGCCGGGCCTGGCGCAACGGCCAGATCGATGCCGCCATCGGCGCGGCCGGACTGGCCGTGCTGCACGGATATTCCGGTGTCCAGGACACCCACGGCAACGAGCTGCTGGTGACGGAGGTCGCCATCGCCGACGAGATCGCGGCCGCCGCCGACCTCGTCAAAGGCAAGCTCACCGGCATCCCGGTCGCCGTGGTGCGGGGCCTGTCACCGCGCGACGACGGCTCGAACGGCCGGACCCTGGTGCGCGCCGGGGAGGAAGATCTGTTCTGGCTGGGCACCGAGGAAGCACTGGCCCTGGGGCGCAGGCAGGCTCAGCTGATGCGCCGTTCGGTGCGTACGTTCAGCGCCGAGCCCGTGGCACCGGAGCTCATCGAGGACTCCGTCGCCGAGGCGCTCACCGCGCCCGCGCCGCACCACACCCGGCCGGTGCGGTTCGTCTGGGTGCAGGACCACGACACGCGAATCCGGTTGCTGGACCGCATGAAAGACAAGTGGCGCACCGACCTGACCTCCGACGGGCGCCCGGCCGACTCCGTCGACCGGCGCGTGGGCCGCGGCCAGATCCTCTACGACGCACCGGAACTCGTCATCCCGTTCCTGGTTCCCGATGGCGCGCACAGCTATCCGGACGCGGCGCGTACGGAGGCCGAGCACACCATGTTCACCGTCGCGGTGGGCGCGGCCGTGCAGGGACTGCTGGTGGCGCTGGCGGCGCGCGACGTCGGCAGCTGCTGGATCGGTTCGACGATCTTCGCCGGCGACATCGTGCGCGCCGAGCTCGAGCTGCCGGCCGACTGGGAACCGTTGGGCGCCATCGCCATCGGTCACTTCCCGGAGAGCGACGAGCCACGCCGGCCGCGACCACCCGTGCCGACGGACGAACTGCTGATCCGTCGATGA
- a CDS encoding NUDIX hydrolase has translation MSESLHASVVSALRDWAAPDPDQDTLRHAVAAFVEARPDACRRACVPGHITASALVLDHTRTKALLTLHPRLGRWVQLGGHCEDVDTDIRAAALREATEESGITGLEIAEFPAALHVHALTCSLGVPTRHLDVQYLAIAPEHAEIHCSDESLDLQWWPLAALPDPDPGLERLARAAQTSVE, from the coding sequence ATGAGCGAGTCGTTGCACGCCTCGGTCGTCTCCGCGTTGCGCGACTGGGCGGCACCCGATCCCGATCAGGACACCCTGCGGCACGCCGTCGCCGCCTTCGTCGAGGCCCGGCCCGACGCCTGCCGGCGCGCCTGCGTACCCGGGCACATCACGGCGTCGGCATTGGTGCTCGACCACACCCGGACCAAGGCCCTGCTCACGCTGCACCCGCGGTTGGGTCGCTGGGTTCAGCTCGGCGGTCACTGCGAGGACGTCGACACCGACATCCGCGCCGCGGCACTGCGCGAGGCCACCGAGGAATCCGGTATCACCGGACTGGAGATCGCCGAGTTTCCCGCGGCGCTGCACGTCCACGCACTGACGTGCTCACTGGGCGTCCCGACCCGGCATCTCGACGTGCAGTATCTGGCCATCGCACCGGAGCACGCCGAAATTCACTGCAGCGACGAATCGCTGGATCTGCAGTGGTGGCCCCTGGCCGCGCTACCGGACCCGGACCCGGGACTGGAGCGGCTCGCGCGGGCCGCTCAGACGTCCGTCGAGTAA